In one Pseudarthrobacter oxydans genomic region, the following are encoded:
- a CDS encoding histidinol-phosphate transaminase, producing MTSSETVTGGVQPRPVVARLPRYAAGKPPAAVDGLASYKLSSNENPLPPLPAVLDAIAHQTDFNRYPDPLSSRLRGELSAFLGVPAEDIVTGAGSLGALNQLLATFVGRNDDGTPDEVVYAWRSFEAYPISVGLSGGEGVRIPVTAEGRHDLPAMAAAVTPRTKMVLLCTPNNPTGPALRAAETEEFIRLVPPHVVVVIDEAYQEFVRDDEAVDGLDMYRRYPNVVVLRTFSKAHGLAGLRVGYSVSNPALTQHLRVAATPFAVSQIAEKAAIVSLQNFPQVVERVQSLVDERERVTAGLRSLGWAVPDAQGNFVWLDLGEHSAEFAEAAGAQALSVRAFPGEGVRVSIGEVEANSRFLRLCANYTKAPRGS from the coding sequence ATGACGTCATCTGAGACAGTGACGGGCGGCGTCCAGCCCCGTCCCGTGGTGGCCCGGTTACCCCGCTACGCCGCCGGAAAACCCCCCGCCGCCGTTGACGGGCTGGCCAGTTACAAGCTGTCTTCCAATGAGAACCCGCTGCCCCCGCTCCCCGCGGTCCTGGATGCCATTGCGCACCAGACCGACTTCAACCGGTACCCGGACCCGCTGAGCAGCAGGCTCCGCGGTGAGCTGTCCGCATTCCTGGGTGTCCCCGCGGAGGACATCGTCACGGGCGCCGGCAGCCTCGGCGCCCTGAACCAGCTCCTGGCAACTTTCGTGGGACGGAACGACGACGGTACGCCGGATGAGGTGGTCTACGCGTGGCGCTCCTTTGAGGCGTACCCCATCAGTGTGGGCCTCTCCGGGGGTGAAGGCGTGCGCATCCCCGTCACTGCCGAGGGCCGGCACGACCTTCCCGCGATGGCCGCCGCCGTGACGCCCCGGACCAAAATGGTCCTCCTCTGCACACCCAACAATCCCACCGGCCCGGCCCTTCGCGCAGCGGAAACCGAGGAATTCATCCGGCTCGTCCCCCCTCACGTGGTGGTAGTGATTGACGAGGCCTACCAGGAGTTCGTGCGGGACGACGAAGCGGTGGATGGACTCGACATGTACCGCAGGTACCCCAACGTGGTGGTGCTCCGGACCTTCTCCAAGGCGCACGGACTGGCCGGGCTGCGGGTTGGTTACAGCGTGTCCAACCCTGCGCTGACGCAGCACCTTAGGGTGGCCGCAACCCCCTTCGCCGTGTCGCAGATTGCCGAAAAGGCCGCGATTGTGTCGCTGCAGAACTTCCCCCAGGTTGTAGAAAGGGTACAAAGCCTGGTTGATGAGCGGGAGCGGGTCACGGCAGGCCTGCGAAGCCTGGGGTGGGCTGTTCCCGACGCCCAAGGGAACTTCGTCTGGCTGGACCTGGGCGAGCACAGTGCCGAGTTCGCCGAGGCGGCCGGGGCACAGGCGCTGTCCGTCCGCGCATTCCCGGGCGAAGGCGTGAGGGTGAGCATCGGCGAGGTCGAGGCGAACTCCCGGTTCCTTCGGCTGTGTGCGAACTATACAAAGGCGCCACGGGGTTCCTAG
- a CDS encoding phage holin family protein: MRSFIGRVLINALALWIASWVLPGLDITTSATTDAVAKTGVAEGTDVAGTVLAYLFIGLIFGLVNAFIRPLVSFLSLPITILTLGLFTIVISAAMLYVTSWISSFTPVHFTIDSFFWTAVLGAIIITLISLVAGRLVGVRR, encoded by the coding sequence ATGCGTTCATTCATCGGCCGGGTCCTCATCAACGCGCTGGCCTTGTGGATTGCCAGCTGGGTTCTTCCCGGCCTGGATATCACCACATCGGCTACAACAGACGCGGTAGCCAAGACCGGCGTGGCAGAGGGAACGGACGTGGCAGGAACTGTCCTGGCGTACTTGTTCATCGGCCTGATCTTCGGATTGGTCAATGCGTTCATCCGCCCTTTAGTGAGCTTCCTGTCCCTCCCAATCACCATCCTGACGCTGGGTCTCTTCACCATCGTCATCAGCGCCGCGATGCTGTACGTGACGTCCTGGATCAGCAGTTTCACGCCGGTCCACTTCACCATTGATTCGTTCTTCTGGACTGCAGTGCTCGGAGCCATCATCATCACCCTGATCTCGCTGGTGGCCGGCCGGCTCGTCGGCGTCCGCCGGTAA
- the purB gene encoding adenylosuccinate lyase, producing MPETAATADTRTPSGRLALAASPERIALGPLDGRYQSAVAPLVDYLSEAALNRDRVAVEVEWLIHLTSNNVLPGAGPLTPEQQEQLRAIVTEFDAASVAELADIEAVTVHDVKAVEYYIGRRLPAIGIENLTAMVHFGCTSEDINNLSYALGIKGAVEDVWLPAARALVAQISKMAQENRAVPMLSRTHGQPATPTTLGKELAVIAHRLTRQLDRIAKTEYLGKINGATGTYAAHVASVPGADWQQVSKSFVEALGLTWNPLTTQIESHDWQAELYADVARFNRILHNVCTDIWSYISIGYFAQIPVAGATGSSTMPHKVNPIRFENAEANLEISSGLLDVLGSTLVTSRWQRDLTDSSSQRNIGVAFGHSLLAISNVAKGLERLDVAEDVLAGDLDTNWEVLGEAIQMVMRAEAIAGVEGMENPYERLKDLTRGQRVDAARMQEFVQSLGLSPEAEARLLALTPGKYTGIADQLVDHLK from the coding sequence ATGCCTGAAACTGCCGCCACAGCTGACACCCGTACGCCCTCAGGACGCCTGGCCCTTGCCGCGTCCCCGGAAAGAATTGCGCTCGGCCCGCTGGACGGCCGGTACCAGTCGGCTGTCGCACCCCTGGTGGACTACCTTTCGGAGGCGGCCCTCAACCGGGACCGCGTAGCGGTGGAAGTTGAATGGCTCATCCACCTGACCAGCAACAACGTCCTTCCCGGGGCCGGCCCGCTCACCCCGGAACAGCAGGAGCAGCTGCGTGCGATCGTCACTGAATTCGACGCGGCGTCCGTGGCAGAACTTGCTGACATCGAGGCCGTCACCGTCCACGACGTCAAGGCCGTGGAGTATTACATCGGCCGGCGACTGCCCGCCATCGGGATCGAAAACCTGACGGCGATGGTCCACTTCGGCTGCACGTCCGAGGACATCAACAACCTCTCCTACGCCCTGGGCATCAAGGGCGCTGTGGAGGACGTGTGGCTGCCCGCCGCGCGGGCCCTGGTGGCCCAGATCAGCAAGATGGCCCAGGAAAACCGGGCGGTTCCCATGCTGTCCCGGACCCACGGCCAGCCGGCCACCCCCACCACCCTGGGCAAGGAACTGGCCGTCATCGCGCACCGCCTCACGCGCCAGCTGGACCGGATCGCGAAAACCGAATACCTGGGCAAGATCAACGGCGCCACCGGCACGTACGCGGCGCACGTGGCGTCGGTCCCCGGCGCCGACTGGCAGCAGGTGTCCAAGTCCTTCGTGGAGGCCCTGGGGCTGACCTGGAACCCGCTGACCACGCAGATCGAGAGCCACGACTGGCAGGCAGAGCTGTACGCGGACGTTGCACGCTTCAACCGCATCCTCCACAACGTCTGCACGGACATCTGGAGCTACATCTCCATCGGCTATTTCGCGCAGATCCCGGTGGCCGGTGCCACGGGTTCCTCCACCATGCCGCACAAGGTGAACCCGATCCGCTTCGAGAACGCCGAGGCCAACCTGGAGATCTCCTCGGGCCTGCTGGACGTCCTGGGGTCCACCCTTGTGACGTCCCGCTGGCAGCGCGACCTCACCGACTCCTCGAGCCAGCGCAACATCGGTGTGGCATTCGGCCACTCCCTCCTGGCCATCTCCAACGTGGCCAAGGGCCTGGAGCGCCTGGACGTGGCCGAGGACGTCCTGGCCGGCGACCTGGACACCAACTGGGAAGTGCTGGGGGAAGCCATCCAGATGGTCATGCGCGCTGAGGCGATCGCCGGCGTCGAAGGCATGGAGAACCCCTACGAGCGGCTCAAGGACCTCACCCGGGGCCAGCGGGTGGACGCGGCCCGCATGCAGGAATTCGTGCAAAGCCTTGGCTTGTCACCGGAAGCCGAGGCCCGGCTGCTCGCCCTGACCCCCGGAAAGTACACCGGCATCGCGGACCAGCTGGTGGACCACCTTAAGTAA
- a CDS encoding histidine phosphatase family protein, translating into MKLLLIRHGQTPGNVLGQLDTAHPGPGLTELGERQAEAMARSLANEPIGALYASTLIRAQITAAPLGRLHGLDIEVLDGLHEIEAGSLEKLTDHEAHKRYMGTVFSWAAGDLDRRMPAGPDGHTFFDRFDAAIRRVVERALDQQHEAAAVVSHGAAIRTWAGRRAEDADHEFAARHVLANTGIVALEGDPDRGWKLIHWDGSPVGGLALADPTAEDPTGRDLA; encoded by the coding sequence ATGAAGCTGCTGCTCATCCGCCACGGACAGACTCCCGGTAACGTGCTTGGCCAACTCGATACGGCGCATCCCGGCCCCGGGCTGACGGAACTCGGTGAACGGCAGGCCGAGGCCATGGCCCGCTCGCTGGCGAACGAGCCCATCGGGGCGCTGTACGCGTCCACGCTGATCAGGGCCCAGATCACCGCGGCGCCGCTGGGCCGGCTGCACGGCCTGGATATCGAGGTGCTGGACGGCCTGCACGAAATCGAAGCCGGTTCCCTCGAGAAACTGACGGACCATGAAGCCCACAAGCGCTACATGGGGACCGTCTTCTCCTGGGCCGCCGGGGACCTGGACCGGCGGATGCCGGCGGGTCCGGACGGGCACACGTTCTTTGACCGCTTCGACGCTGCCATCCGCCGGGTCGTGGAGCGGGCACTCGACCAGCAGCATGAGGCCGCTGCGGTGGTCAGCCACGGTGCGGCGATCCGCACCTGGGCTGGACGCCGGGCGGAGGACGCGGACCACGAATTCGCCGCACGCCATGTGCTGGCAAATACCGGAATCGTGGCGCTGGAAGGGGATCCGGACCGCGGGTGGAAGCTCATCCACTGGGACGGAAGCCCCGTGGGCGGACTTGCCCTCGCCGACCCAACCGCGGAGGACCCCACCGGCCGGGACCTGGCCTAG
- a CDS encoding serine/threonine-protein kinase yields the protein MTAPAHLRSTAALKAAAPTVAGRYQLKDLLGRGALAQVFRAADLEGGADVAVKVAVDVSAKHFERISNEAAVLSGLQHPSIVKFIGQGVVSGNSALAGRPFLVEELALGPSLAEAGRTSQYHPDIVAGWARGLFEALAHLHGQGMVHRDIKPANLMLSGLRRSPVRIIDFGIVAPAGSAPEPGMSSGTVHYMSPEQASGGPARASWDVYATGLVLLELLTGAKAFPGTAIESLVARTLRSPQVPDSLGSGWRSFLRSLTAMDSAERPTAGEAAGMAARLVPVPAGEMVSPCRGRAVFPARRIRQLA from the coding sequence ATGACCGCGCCCGCGCACCTTCGATCAACCGCGGCCCTCAAAGCCGCCGCACCTACAGTGGCGGGGCGCTACCAGCTCAAGGACCTTCTGGGCCGCGGCGCGCTCGCGCAGGTCTTCCGCGCGGCGGACCTGGAAGGCGGGGCCGATGTGGCAGTGAAGGTGGCCGTGGACGTTTCGGCCAAACACTTTGAGCGGATCAGCAACGAAGCCGCCGTCCTGTCGGGCCTGCAGCACCCATCGATCGTCAAATTCATCGGCCAGGGCGTCGTATCCGGGAACTCTGCACTCGCCGGCCGCCCTTTCCTTGTGGAGGAACTTGCATTGGGCCCCAGCCTCGCGGAGGCTGGCCGCACCAGCCAGTACCACCCCGACATCGTTGCCGGCTGGGCCCGGGGACTCTTCGAGGCCCTGGCCCACCTCCACGGGCAGGGGATGGTGCACCGCGACATCAAGCCCGCCAACCTGATGCTGAGCGGCCTGCGGCGTAGCCCTGTCCGCATCATCGATTTCGGCATCGTGGCGCCCGCCGGCTCGGCCCCGGAACCCGGCATGTCATCCGGAACCGTGCACTACATGAGCCCTGAGCAGGCATCGGGAGGACCGGCGCGCGCCTCCTGGGATGTCTACGCCACGGGGCTGGTCCTGCTGGAGCTGCTTACCGGAGCCAAGGCGTTCCCCGGCACTGCCATCGAGTCCCTCGTGGCCAGGACCCTTCGCAGTCCGCAAGTGCCGGACTCCCTGGGTTCCGGCTGGCGTTCCTTCCTCCGGTCCCTGACGGCCATGGACAGCGCAGAACGTCCGACGGCGGGGGAGGCAGCGGGCATGGCCGCGCGGCTCGTCCCCGTACCCGCCGGCGAAATGGTCAGCCCCTGCCGCGGGAGGGCGGTTTTCCCTGCCCGGCGGATCCGCCAGCTCGCCTAG
- a CDS encoding MarR family transcriptional regulator, whose product MRSTGNEGSGYWYGPDGQLDYGAAVLKSLRDYRTAETAVRRSTRDSMGMGETDILALRYLLRVQASGKTVVPKDISQFLGITSASTTSLIDRLVASGHVRREAHPTDRRSVVVVPTVESDKEVRVTLGAMHRQMMSVAEGLTAEEARVVVKFLERMTEALQQAQHDEK is encoded by the coding sequence ATGCGTTCTACGGGTAATGAAGGCTCCGGGTATTGGTACGGGCCGGACGGTCAACTGGACTACGGCGCGGCGGTGCTGAAGTCGTTGCGGGACTACCGGACCGCTGAAACGGCGGTACGCCGGTCCACCCGCGACTCCATGGGAATGGGTGAAACGGACATTCTTGCCCTGCGCTACCTGCTGCGCGTCCAGGCATCCGGCAAAACGGTGGTACCCAAGGACATCAGCCAGTTCCTGGGCATCACCAGCGCCTCCACTACCTCCCTCATTGACAGGCTTGTGGCGAGCGGGCACGTGCGCCGCGAGGCGCATCCCACGGACAGGCGCTCCGTGGTTGTGGTTCCCACCGTCGAATCGGACAAGGAAGTCCGCGTAACGCTCGGCGCCATGCACCGGCAGATGATGTCGGTGGCCGAAGGGCTGACCGCAGAGGAGGCCCGGGTAGTAGTCAAGTTCCTGGAGCGGATGACCGAGGCACTGCAGCAGGCGCAACACGACGAGAAGTAA
- a CDS encoding GNAT family N-acetyltransferase: MQTNPRLNIRQVPWSNPVGAALRHAQQAELDARFGTPDHEPGPPPSGADCAVFLVAYDKGSGQPVGCGGLRMLDAETAEIKRLYVVPYTRGSGVASSILAALEAEAFKQGITRIKAEAGSAQPDGRNFYENSGFEAVPNFGPYIGVAHSYCYAKSINARSAAHTAMA, encoded by the coding sequence ATGCAGACCAATCCGCGCCTTAACATCAGGCAGGTCCCCTGGTCCAACCCCGTGGGCGCCGCTCTGCGCCACGCCCAGCAGGCCGAACTGGACGCCCGCTTTGGCACTCCGGACCACGAACCCGGGCCGCCGCCGTCGGGCGCCGACTGCGCAGTCTTCCTTGTTGCCTATGACAAGGGCTCGGGGCAGCCCGTGGGCTGCGGCGGCCTGCGCATGCTCGACGCGGAAACGGCGGAGATCAAACGGCTGTACGTCGTTCCGTACACCCGGGGTTCCGGTGTGGCCAGTTCCATCCTCGCAGCCCTCGAGGCGGAAGCCTTCAAGCAGGGAATCACGCGGATCAAGGCGGAAGCAGGATCGGCTCAGCCGGACGGGCGGAACTTCTACGAAAACTCGGGTTTTGAAGCCGTTCCCAACTTTGGACCCTACATAGGTGTTGCGCACTCCTACTGCTACGCGAAGAGCATCAACGCCCGCAGCGCGGCCCATACCGCCATGGCCTAG
- a CDS encoding acyl-CoA thioesterase: METADITFRTRKWVRPEDLNANGTLFGGSLLKWIDEEAAIYAILQLGNGRAVTKYISEINFVSSAVQGDLIEMGLTATRFGRTSLTMRAEVRNMITRQSILTIEEIVFVNLNPSGKPEPHGYTEITYDRDRIPTHHLTETLSQD, from the coding sequence ATGGAAACAGCAGACATCACTTTCCGCACCCGCAAGTGGGTCCGGCCCGAGGACCTCAACGCGAACGGGACGCTGTTCGGCGGCAGCCTGCTGAAGTGGATCGATGAGGAAGCTGCCATCTATGCCATCCTCCAGCTCGGCAACGGCCGTGCCGTCACCAAGTACATTTCGGAAATCAACTTCGTCAGCTCGGCGGTGCAGGGCGACCTCATCGAGATGGGGCTGACCGCCACGCGCTTCGGCAGGACTTCGCTGACCATGCGCGCCGAGGTCCGCAACATGATCACCCGCCAAAGCATCCTCACCATCGAGGAAATCGTCTTCGTGAACCTCAACCCATCCGGCAAGCCGGAGCCGCACGGCTATACCGAGATCACCTACGACCGGGACAGGATCCCCACGCACCACCTCACGGAGACGTTGAGCCAGGACTGA
- a CDS encoding extracellular solute-binding protein encodes MRKLKTLVAAAVTVTLLAGCGGGAATPAASGESSPAPEGGSGETLVVYTNSNGEGRGDWLTAKAAEAGFKIEIVGAGGADATNKLIAEKNNPIADVAFGLNNMYFSQIKAADALEPYEPAWAGEVDKGLGDGEAYWPLVKQAILLGYNSDKISKDKAPQDWTDLWTKDEFKDRYERVTGLGTATAQLVFAGILSRYRDDSGDLGISDEGWKQVEQYFQNGSPAVAKTDLFARIASGEVDMGQMPSSIIAEREKSFKVNVETVVPSVGVPLAVEQIALVKGTKKEEQARKFIDWFGSSEVQGEFAKQFNSMPVNKEAEAQANPEVVDFFADLKQQDIDWEFVQENMGAWVEKIELEYMT; translated from the coding sequence GTGCGTAAATTGAAGACCCTGGTTGCCGCCGCCGTCACCGTCACGCTTCTTGCCGGATGCGGCGGTGGGGCCGCTACCCCCGCGGCGTCAGGGGAGTCCTCCCCAGCTCCGGAAGGCGGCTCGGGGGAGACCCTGGTTGTCTACACCAACTCCAACGGCGAGGGCCGTGGGGACTGGCTGACGGCCAAGGCCGCTGAAGCGGGCTTCAAAATCGAGATCGTCGGTGCCGGCGGCGCAGATGCCACCAACAAACTGATTGCCGAGAAAAACAACCCGATTGCCGACGTCGCGTTCGGGCTGAACAACATGTACTTCTCGCAGATCAAGGCCGCAGACGCCCTGGAGCCCTACGAGCCGGCCTGGGCCGGCGAAGTGGACAAGGGACTGGGTGACGGCGAGGCCTACTGGCCCTTGGTAAAGCAGGCAATCCTCCTTGGCTACAACTCGGACAAGATCTCGAAGGACAAGGCCCCGCAGGACTGGACCGACCTGTGGACCAAGGACGAGTTCAAGGACCGCTACGAGCGCGTGACAGGCCTGGGCACCGCCACCGCCCAGCTCGTTTTCGCGGGAATCCTCAGCCGCTACCGTGACGATTCGGGCGACCTTGGCATCTCCGACGAGGGCTGGAAGCAGGTGGAGCAGTACTTCCAGAACGGCAGCCCGGCGGTAGCAAAGACCGACCTCTTTGCCCGTATCGCGTCCGGCGAAGTGGACATGGGCCAGATGCCGTCCTCGATCATCGCCGAGCGCGAGAAATCCTTCAAGGTGAATGTCGAGACAGTGGTCCCCTCCGTGGGTGTCCCGCTCGCCGTGGAACAGATCGCTCTGGTGAAGGGCACCAAGAAGGAGGAGCAGGCCAGGAAATTCATCGACTGGTTCGGCAGCTCCGAGGTCCAGGGCGAGTTCGCAAAGCAGTTCAATTCCATGCCGGTCAACAAGGAAGCCGAAGCCCAGGCCAACCCCGAGGTGGTGGACTTCTTCGCTGACCTCAAGCAGCAGGACATCGACTGGGAGTTCGTGCAGGAGAACATGGGCGCCTGGGTGGAGAAGATCGAGCTCGAGTACATGACGTAA
- a CDS encoding ABC transporter ATP-binding protein: protein MIRLDNIEVSFGDFTAIPNLDLHVRPGEFFTLLGPSGCGKTTALRTLAGFIQPSTGTVHVDGKDVTRLPSDKRQVGMVFQNYALFPSMSVWENIAFGLRVRKEKPADSDRLVRDIARRVELSDEQLSKNVAELSGGQQQRVAVARALVLRPKILLLDEPLSNLDAKLRHQLRQQLKDLQSEFGITTVYVTHDQDEALAMSDRVAVFNKGVVEQVGTPQEIYDHSASEFVCNFIGDSSALTPEFVAELNRLAGAGLSTDAKSYLRVEKASLARGAEGGGAVGLSGTVVSRTYHGLHSRYVVRSHGADIRLLVKEDGGAHPERGTETTVYLQPGHVLQYHPVTGAALRQQDPAAVLP, encoded by the coding sequence ATGATCCGCTTGGACAACATCGAAGTTTCCTTTGGTGATTTCACCGCCATCCCCAACCTTGACCTGCACGTGCGTCCGGGGGAGTTTTTCACCCTCCTGGGGCCGTCCGGCTGCGGGAAAACGACGGCCCTGCGGACGTTGGCGGGCTTCATCCAGCCTTCCACCGGCACGGTGCACGTTGACGGCAAGGACGTTACCCGGCTTCCCAGCGACAAGAGGCAGGTGGGGATGGTGTTCCAAAACTACGCCCTCTTCCCCAGCATGAGCGTGTGGGAAAACATCGCCTTCGGCCTCCGGGTCCGGAAGGAGAAACCGGCGGACAGTGACCGCCTGGTCCGGGACATCGCGCGGCGGGTGGAGCTCAGCGATGAACAGTTGTCCAAGAATGTGGCAGAACTGTCCGGCGGCCAGCAGCAGAGGGTTGCCGTGGCACGGGCGCTCGTGCTGCGGCCCAAAATCCTCCTGCTGGACGAACCGCTGTCCAACCTGGATGCCAAACTGCGCCACCAGCTCCGGCAGCAGCTCAAGGACCTGCAGAGCGAGTTCGGCATCACCACTGTGTACGTCACCCACGACCAGGACGAGGCCCTGGCCATGAGCGACCGCGTGGCGGTGTTCAACAAGGGCGTGGTGGAACAGGTGGGGACGCCGCAGGAGATCTACGACCACTCTGCGTCCGAGTTTGTCTGCAACTTCATCGGCGACAGCTCCGCACTGACCCCGGAGTTCGTGGCGGAACTGAACCGGCTTGCGGGGGCAGGGCTCAGCACGGACGCCAAGTCCTACCTTCGGGTGGAAAAAGCGTCCCTGGCCCGCGGGGCTGAAGGAGGCGGCGCCGTCGGACTTTCCGGCACGGTGGTGTCCCGCACCTACCACGGACTGCACAGCCGCTATGTGGTGCGCAGCCACGGAGCGGACATCCGGTTGCTGGTGAAGGAGGACGGCGGCGCCCACCCGGAACGGGGCACGGAAACCACGGTCTACCTCCAGCCCGGGCACGTCCTGCAGTACCACCCGGTGACGGGGGCTGCCCTTCGGCAGCAGGACCCGGCAGCAGTCCTGCCATGA